Proteins encoded together in one Carassius auratus strain Wakin chromosome 32, ASM336829v1, whole genome shotgun sequence window:
- the LOC113052480 gene encoding leukotriene B4 receptor 1-like, translated as MNATAYFQADEETELGLVGAAVILGVCFLVGTPGNLLVVWTIVKHVKQRSHTVLLILHLAVADLLVLITLPLWIYSLVCSWVFGEAACKAMVYIINVCMYSSVFIITTMSVERFLAVRYPFASVVWRRRQALNKVLLMIWMASFLLSIPVIVTHTLGEDYGENQCLFREYETAAQEAVLLILESLVGFVIPFFTLLVCYGCLFSRIAQMNFKSKRKSTFLICSVVVMFALCWIPHHVGNLLSLISLALKHSDPSMANSLEDACTTMTFIAGALTFISSSVNPVLYVFAARTFRSSLRETGIQKLFQHLSSAASGEGNKELSFVSKRQSSHNTNSQCLTDSKVPEDVAMESCINTSD; from the coding sequence ATGAACGCTACAGCTTATTTTCAGGCAGATGAGGAGACCGAGCTGGGCTTGGTGGGGGCCGCTGTGATCCTGGGGGTGTGTTTCCTGGTGGGAACACCTGGGAACCTGCTGGTGGTGTGGACCATCGTGAAGCACGTGAAACAGCGTTCACATACAGTGCTTCTCATCCTCCACCTGGCAGTCGCAGATCTTCTGGTGCTGATCACTCTGCCACTGTGGATCTACTCGCTGGTCTGTTCCTGGGTGTTTGGAGAGGCTGCCTGCAAAGCCATGGTGTACATCATCAACGTCTGCATGTACAGCAGCGtcttcatcatcaccaccatGAGTGTGGAGCGCTTCCTGGCTGTCAGATACCCCTTCGCCTCAGTCGTCTGGAGAAGGAGACAAGCACTGAACAAGGTACTTCTAATGATATGGATGGCTTCATTTCTCCTCAGTATTCCCGTCATTGTAACTCACACTTTGGGAGAAGATTATGGAGAAAATCAATGTCTGTTCAGGGAGTATGAGACTGCAGCCCAGGAGGCTGTGTTGCTGATTTTAGAATCTCTTGTAGGCTTTGTCATCCCTTTTTTCACTCTGTTGGTCTGCTACGGCTGCCTCTTCAGTCGCATAGCGCAGATGAACTTCAAGTCCAAACGTAAGTCGACGTTTCTCATCTGCAGTGTGGTGGTGATGTTCGCTCTCTGCTGGATTCCTCATCATGTGGGGAACCTGCTTTCCCTCATCTCGCTCGCTCTCAAGCATTCAGACCCCAGCATGGCGAATAGTTTGGAGGACGCCTGCACCACAATGACCTTTATAGCAGGAGCCCTGACATTCATCAGTAGCTCAGTCAATCCAGTGCTTTATGTGTTTGCGGCACGTACCTTCCGCAGCTCGCTTCGGGAAACTGGAATACAGAAGCTCTTCCAGCATTTGTCCAGTGCAGCATCAGGTGAAGGGAATAAAGAGTTATCATTTGTGTCCAAAAGACAGAGTTCACACAACACCAACTCACAGTGTCTCACAGACTCAAAAGTGCCTGAAGATGTGGCTATGGAATCATGCATCAATACTTCAGACTGA